GATAGAGTTCCAGAGTGTCTGGGGTTCTTCATGGTTGGTTGCTTCTCTACGGAGAGATAGTGTCCTGATAGGAATGGTGTCTCTAATAGATAGATATAGGTGTATTGTTAGATGAAGTGTTTGTGTCCGTCTTGGATTGTGTAGTTGGTAGAGGATAGTATAGAGTCCTGAAGGTGGTATGGGTCTTGTTCAGGACGGTGGGACAAAGTCCAGGTGACGGTGCAGTCCTTGTTGGGGACGATGGTGGTATCCTAGTCCAAGTCTGTGAAGGGTGATTGTTTGGTTCATGTTTATAGCGGGCCGTGTGGTTCGAGCCCGCGGTTGGTTTTTTGCTGGCCCGATCTTGGTCCACCTCCTTAGGCCGGGGACACGTGACGACCTCTGATTGattggtgtgattttgggtttatcacacAGTTAAATTTGCATATAGAAGCTTATTTGATTAGCGTGCTGTCCTTCAACAAGAGAAAGGGACCTCCTCGAGGCAGCATGTTTGGTCCCAAGTCCAAGAAAAGacgtggtccaagatctggtcgtGCCCTACTCTGCCTAAGATAAGAAATTTTATGTGGCGGGCTTGCACGCATGGGTTATCTTCGGTTGAAGCTCTACACCAGAGGAAAAACCCAATTGACATTGCTGGCAGCGTTGCGGCAAATTGGAGTCTGATGATCACATCTTGTTCGAGTGTGAGTTTGCTAGAGCGGTGTGGTTCGGTTCCCCGGTTTCGTTTTCGATCCCAAGGGGCCGGGATTTTACTCTTCACAGATGGATTGAATCATGGGGAGCTCTTAAGCATGGCGACAAGAAATCCTTGAACGAGTTTCAAAGTGTGGCAGCATTTATAGCTTGGCAGCTTTGGATCTTTAGAAATGATTTTATATTTAAGAGGAGAATTTGGTCCCCATTTGATGTCATTACAGCTGCTGTGCTGGCCTCCCGGGAATTTGTGGAGGTTAAGCTGGTAGGGCGCCTCAAGCTCTTTCTCTTTCACCAAGATCCGCAAGTTGGCGTCCTCCCCCTTCAGgcttcatcaaaatcaattgcGATGCGTCTTCGACTCCAGGTTGTAATTCGGGAGGTCTTGGTTTCACCCTCCGAAATAGCCGTGGTATTTGCACCCTCTCTGTGTCCAAGCCGTCCCAATTTCAGTCCATTGTCATTGGGGAGGCGCTAGCTATGAGGGATGCAATTCTGTATGCTCTGGGTGATTGCGTGGAGAAGGCCGTGGTGGAGTCTTCATCTAATACAAGACCACTCCAAGCCCCTTCCTTATGATAGCAAGCATTGTCCAGGACATCTGTCTTTTAACTTCCTTTTTTGTGGTATGTGGTGTGGTCCACGTTCAGGGAGAATAACAGCGTGATTGACTCCCTTGCCCGGAAGGCCTTGTCTTATGCGTGCGAGACGGTTTGACTTATTCCTTCTCATTGGATCTTGGATTTATGTAACTAGGACTCCTTGGCTGCTTCACATGTTTCTGATCAATGAATttcctttctaccaaaaaaaaaattgagttcCTAAATGTCTCTTGCAGAAATTGTTTTAACTTgctctttatttttgtttgacaTGTATACAAGATGATTTGGCATTCTGACCAAAGAATACACATGAAATTCCAAAGACaaatcacatgtcaaattttgtgGTCTATAATCTCAGCTATGTATGAATGAGTTTGACTATTCTACACCCTGTCACCCGCACACAAGGTCCCTTTAGTTCTCATGTGCCTTTGGCTTTCTTGGTCCATGTGGGTTGCAGGGTCTTACATAGACCCAATGTTTGCTCAGTTTACTTAGGGCGTGTTTGGTTCGGAGAACCAATTGGTGGTTGCATTGATGTTGGTGTTGACCCAATTGGTGCTGCACCAATGGATCCATTGTCCTGACAGATTAACTGTGTGGTTACCCTGAGTCCATCAGTTGGATTCTACTTGGATTTATataaaaaactgtttggtttccCTAATTCTGTCACTTGGATTCAGATTGAATTtgtatgaaaaactgtttggttcagATAGATCTATCAACACATTGGCTAGTCTATGGCTATAAAATGAAacaattatgaagaaatttgcATGCAACTAATGTTtaaacttgaattaaaatgACAGTTAATACAGTTCATATCCAATAACTGTCATTGTCATCCATtacatgaataaaatataaGTAAAAAGAATCCTATAATATAAGAAATGGTCCCAATATTTTGTAGCAAAGGAgttgggccttggtggatttgaaccaccatacccttggaacatgctcatgttccaagtgctctaccaatttgagctaaagacccatcaagtagataTTGGAATTTACATAAATATGAAACCGTCAAGAAGCTTCCTCTAATTTGTAGTGAAGTGATCCAAAGAATAAAAAGCAAGAAGCTTAACCacttctctttgtctctctaCCCTTCCTTCCTAGTCCTAGATTTGGCCAACAACATGGTGTTTTATCCAATTTAGGCCTCCTATCCTATCTTATCTGCtacactttctctttctctccaccTGGTACTAATCCATTTTCCAACTCACCTTACCAGCTAGAAAGCCAAGCTCACCACTCTACTATTTTCCTTTCATCATCAACCTTCCTATTCTTTACCAACGTGCTTTCAAGAAAACCATTTTAAGCCTAACCAAGAACTGAATGCAAAGAAAGTATGGAGCTATCTATCCTGTCTCTCCAAAGTTCTCTCACATTCTTTCTtattaggaagaaaaaaaaaagagaactcaCTGTAAGGTGACAGAACAAGTGGAAACTTCTAAACATTCattaactataaaaaaaaaaaaaaaacattttaaaacattGGCTGCCATTGAATGTTAGGCTCTTTTGAATGATGCCTTCTTGTTGCCTTGATTAACTTGTGATCGAATCAATGAACACATAAATAGAACCATACTGGGTCAAGTCCTGTCCACTTATCAATGCCATTGGGCCTTGGGTTAGGGAATTTCTGCTCTCCAGCCCTGCATCTCCatgctatgttttttttttttttgggtaaaatccCTATGCTATGTTAATCTTTAGAATTTTATCTTAACCAGTAATTATTATCTATAAAGAATAAAGCATTAATGCTAacaaagaggggggaggggggaggggggaggggggaggggggtgggggaaggatTAGTTTTGCAACAACAGAATTCAAAGCTAAGAATTTGAGAGACCATAAATGCTCAAAGAATTTGGTTTCCATTTGAGATCATTGAACGCAATCTATATTATGAAGCAATTACAAAGGTATAGTTTAACTTCAGACTTACCGGTAAAAAAATAGTTCTAACTTCAGAAGAGCTTATTTTCATTACTCTGAACACCACACGTTAGAGGAGCTTTAGCTCTTACTTTTCTGAAAAGCCATATAGCAGCTTCAATCCCCACACCAACAATGGAAACTGCAGTCGTAGTACCTACAATAACACAGTCATTAGGACTTTGAAAGCTAGGGCCTTCAGCATTTTTAAAATACAGAACATTCCTACTGAGATCTCACCTGCAATTATCCTGATCCTGGAGTTTTGCCCTGAAACACCATGATATGCATTGACAGCAAAAGTTTGTGTCAACTAACTAGAACAAAATCCAGTAAAGATTGATCATCCATCAAAACCTTTGTAGGTTAGTAACATTTAATACCTGTACAGTAAGTGATGCTATTTCCTCCATCACAGAGGCACAAGAAACTCTACAACTGAGTATCAAACCCACAAGTCCCTCCACCCCTGGAATTATCTTGACATCGAAGGCAATGGATCGTCACAGGTATGTCAAAGATGACACGAACTCCATTCGTAGGTATCTGATGCCACCTGGGAAAAGTCCCAATTTCAGAAGCATAAAGAGACTGGAACCCCAAATCCGAAAAACATAAAGTGAAATTAAGAGGAAAATCGATGAGAAATCGTGGCCAAACGGTTCCAATCACAGAAATATAACGAAGAACAGAACGAGAAGATGATGTGGAATAGCAAAGTGAAAGaagtgaaaattgaggagaggaATCCTAGTAATTTCTCTGCACCAAAAACCCTAGTAATCTTTCTCCTCttgcagagagagacagagagagataacgagagagagagagagatgtgggtGAATCTTGATCTACCTCAGTTGCAGGTTCCAGTTGAAAGTTCACTTcgccttcttctcccttcgtcttcttcttcttttggcaGAGATGAGCCTCTTCTCCCTTCGACCACTTCTCCCTTCAGCAACGACGAAACGGTTTCGTCCTTCAGCCTTCTTCTCCTTCGGCAACGACGAACAAGTCGAGGATTTCGTTTTTGTCTCGATGGGtaggaatcaagattggttcaCAAAATAAGAGATATTTATACTTGGGCTTCTTTTTCTTAAATCAAATATGGGTCCACCCCTATAATTCACGATTACATGAAAAAATGTGGATCAGGTAGATTCATGAACCTGGATCGGTTCACCATCATTTTGAaccaaatgatttttttaattcagaAACATGAATCTATTGGTGCAGCACCAATTGGTTCATcgaaccaaacaagccttagggTGTCAAAGTTCAACCCAAAATGGTCAAGCCAATCGAAAACGACTGGTCAATTTGAAACAAGGAGAACCATTAtccattttgggtttggattatGTTTTATAGAACCAGTAGAAACTAATACCAAGACAAATCGATTGAATGTATCGATCCAAACTGAAAACCATACCTAATACGATGAAAGATCGAGATGGGACCTATAGTAACCCGATATGAAACAAAACCCCCTAAAAAAATCTTTCCATTAATGTCCTTATTTATACATGAAAATTCAGAACCAAatcaaactgaaccgaaccCGATAGTAACTTGATTACAAATCGAAAACAAAAAATCGGTAGCAAATAGgaccaaaacaaaattgaaaattcCTTAAAGTCTTGGTTTCAGGTTGACCTCGTATTTGATTGAAGCATATTCAATCCAACCAAGACTAGACCAAaccgatcgattgacaccctaATTGTTTACCTAAGGAGGGGTTCTACTTCCTTTGgagccataaaaaaaaagaagggtccTCCTTATGGATCGCTATATGGCCTGCACCAATGcggagccaatgagagcacatgtgGGCGTTCAACAttgtgggatttttcatttcatagtGGTGGGCCTATCATTTATCTTATTGCAGTGTCTAGGTGCAGGTGCCACACAACCTGTTAGCCTGTTTTTTTTTACTAATGAGAGCACACGAGGCATTTAACAAGGTGGATTTTTCATTTATCCCATTTcatgatttgggattttttttcctttttaatctagtgagaatgttctttgtgctgcagcacaagctgcgcccaggcacatgggcagcctgtgcaaggGGCAGGGTGGCCATTGCGCTCAcacccatgtgcctgggcgcaacaTGCGCTACatcacagagaacaacgccccatgatatttctttttaaaagaaCATCAATGACAAGAGATTTGATTGTGTAGTATTTGCATCAACGCaaaggccaatgagagtgcacataTGGGGATATATTAAAGGGGCGCTATTCTCTGTGCttcagcgcaggctgcgctcaGGCACATGAGGGTGACGGTAATGATCATCCTATCCCCTTGAGTGGTAGACatatgtgcctgggtgcagcttACGCTGTGGCACTGAGAACATTCTCCTTATATTAAAATAAGATTTTCACTTTTATTGAAGGCTTAACGGTAAATTTACACGGTCCCTCGGACTCAGGATCCATGCGATTGGTGACTGATCATTTtccaaaaaagataaaaagaaaaacttccCAGAATACAGACCTGTAACGGTGGTAAGGGTTTAGGAGTTAGGACTCAGCCTCAGCCCACAGGTGCCGGGAACCAGCTATAATGGGTCCTGTCCTCTTCAATCATAATCTTCTagactttaccaaaaaaaaaaaaattcataatctTCTAGATATGATATGGGCCTACGAGGCTACGACCTACATATTTTGCGTCTTGAATGAGGGCCCACCCCACCCGACCTTAGTACTTTGTTACCATCTTTTTCACTCTTTGTTGTAGCCGTGCACCAATCTCAGGCTCTCAACCCTGAGCCCTCCTCAGGTGTCTCTTTGATCTTTGCGCAAAGGTGTTATAATCACTTTGTACTTCCCGAATCAAGAAGGCCCAACCCCTGATCTCTTTGGCTCTGCTATCTCCATCACCTGCTTTTAGCCTTTAATAGAGGAGCTCTACTCTCTCGCCAACAAagcgggagagagagagagagagagagagagagagagagagacaccgAGAGAGGGAGAATGGCGGCTTCCGTACCTCAGTTTAATGCTTCTCCCTGCTCGGCCGCGCGTAAATCGAAATCTCTCCGTCGGAAACCCAGAAGAATCGACGGGCATTTTTCACACTTCATGGTATGTTCGTCATCTGCATCGGATAACTCATCGTCGTCGTCGTCTGCTGCTGCTTCCCATGTTCTGAAACCACGCCGCCACTCGGAGGAAACTATTCGCGACGAAGCCCGCCGCCACAACAGCTCCTCCAACAACCATGGCTTCTCCGCCAAATACGTCCCGTTCAACGCTGATTCCTCGTCCACCGAGTTCTACTCCCTCGATGAGATCGTCTACCGCAGCCGATCCGGTGGCCTCCTCGACGTTCAGCATGACATGGCCGCTCTCAAGAAGTTCGACGGCAATTATTGGAAATCCCTCTTCGATTCCCGCATCGGTAAGACCACTTGGCCCTACGGTTCCGGCGTCTGGAGCAAGAAGGAGTGGGTCCTCCCGGAAATCGACAGCGATGACATTGTCAGCGCTTTCGAGGGAAATTCCAATCTTTTCTGGGCTGAGAGGTTCGGCAAACAGTTTCTGGGCATGAGTGATCTCTGGGTGAAGCATTGCGGGATCAGCCATACTGGGAGTTTCAAGGATCTGGGCATGACCGTTCTGGTCAGCCAAGTGAATCGGTTAAGGAAGATGAATCGACCTGTTGTTGGTGTTGGCTGCGCTTCCACTGGGGACACTTCCGCAGCTCTCTCCGCCTATTGCGCTTCCGCTGGGATTCCATCCATTGTGTTCCTCCCAGCCAACCGCATCTCGATTGCCCAGTTGGTTCAACCCATCGCCAACGGGGCTTTTGTTCTTAGCATTGATACCGATTTTGATGGGTGCATGCAGTTGATTCGTGAGGTTACTGCAGAACTGCCCATCTATCTTGCCAACTCATTGAACAGTCTGAGACTTGAAGGCCAGAAGACCGCTGCCATCGAGATACTTCAACAGTTTGATTGGGAAGTACCCGACTGGGTCATTATTCCAGGGGGAAACCTGGGGAATATCTACGCTTTCTATAAGGGTTTCCATATGTGCAAAGAATTAGGGCTTGTTGATCGGATCCCTAGGCTTGTTTGTGCTCAAGCTGCGAATGCCAATCCGCTTTATCTGTATTTTAATTCAGGGTGGTCTGAGTTCAAGCCAGTGAAAGCTAATACCACTTTTGCCTCTGCTATACAGATTGGAGATCCGGTTTCAATAGATAGAGCCGTGTATGCTCTACAGAATTCGAATGGGATTGTCCAAGAAGCGACTGAAGAGGAACTGATGGATGCCATGGCCCAAGCAGATTCTACTGGCATGTTCATATGTCCTCATACTGGTGTTGCGCTGTCTGCGCTGATTAAGCTTAGAAATAGTGGGGTTATTGGACCTACGGGTCGAACGGTGGTGGTAAGCACGGCTCATGGACTGAAATTCACCCAGTCTAAGATTGATTACCACTCGAAGGAGATTCCAGACATGGCTTGCAGGTTTTCTAACCCGCCTGTGCATGTCAAGGCAGATTTCGGGTCAGTtatggatgttctaaaaaagtATTTATCGAGTAAGAATTCAAAATGTTAGATCTTTTAACTTCTATATTTGGTTTTAGCCTTTGAGGTTATTGTTATTGCAATGTTTATCCAttcccttctttgatttttctttgaAGGATTGGAAATGATTCATGCCTTGGGGTTTAGGCAGAGGAAAACAATTTTGTAATGCCCATCGGATTTATTTTCTATGCAGTGTTTCTTATTGGACCAAGTTCATTACCATTTTGTAACCAAATGACTTATTTTTCAGTGGAGGAAGTGGTTTTATGGTCATATTTCTTTTACCtccatttttatattttggcAAACTTTCGAATCAAATGTGGAGTCTTAAAGTTTTATACTTTGATTGATAATGTGTGAACTGTAGTTCAGAGTTTACCCCCTACATGTTCTATACAGACGCCAGTAAGGGGAATTGTGTTTTCACTCTTAATTGACTGTCACCAGACCTCTTGCTGTGGTGGATAATGTTATCATCTGTTGTTGAGCTATCAAATTAAAGTAGATGTATAGGTTGCAATAGATTTACAACAaattgaaaaggggaaaaaaataggtggctgcatatgtttattttttgggaaggaagggggagggggtgggacTGGGGAGATGTATTGTCTCTTTCTAAACACTAATATGTGCTGGGTGAAGTTCTAACATGGGAATGTTCCCCTGGGCCTGGGTGCGGCTGGATTGGAGGAACTATCTTGATGGGGCCCAACACTTACTCCAGTCAAGCTGTAGTGTAGGGGTCCTGATGGTGAGAATGTCTTCATGTTAGAATGATTTATGTGTTGATTGTTGAAGGCTATGCTAACAGGGAATTtcagttttttctatttttgagccATTCAATATGTCATCCAATAATGGTAGTTTGGGTATTTTAGAAACTTGGTCTACCAAGTGTTTAATCTCTATTCCTAGTGGGGTGTGTGGTCTTTCTTGATGTGTACAGCTATATCCAGTCTCAATATGAGTATGGTTCATTAGAAAGATATAAAGTTGTTCTGACAGTTGTTTAAGATATTCATGTTTTAGCTTTTACTGTCTTTGATATTTGGTATTAAATATGGGGAGAGTGATCTCTGAGCTGGCGGGGTGGGGAGCTAGCCATTGGGGAGGGCGGTTCGCGGGTTTGTCAATAGGGgcggagaggagagagatagatagaaaGTGCTGGCGTAGCCTACACCAGCTCATAgacttttttcccttaaatatgATAGTGTTATTGTTGtgcttattaattaattaaattattctAATACAAGGCTATTAAGTTATCTTTGCTGTTTCCACttgctgtttcttcttctttttagcAATTGGACTGTTTTAGGCAGATCTTGATTACTACTTGCCAAACCCAGTCGCTAAGCCTTATATTAGTTACTACCTGACGATATTTAGAAAATGGAGCTGTCTAAATGACTCCTCTatagtgtatttagaacttgacaccacCGTTTAactgccccttgtcttatttacAAAAGTTCTTTTAAGTTAGGGGtataaaaaagtttaaaaaaaaaaatttgaaagtgacatatcattatgtgaTTATCAAAATCTGTCTTTGTCTTCCACATTTTTCGAGTACAAATGCAAAATGACAGTATATACCCCTATTGGGAAAAAAAAGTGTTATACTAAAAGAGTAAAAAAGTCACACACTCAGGTcatattttttgatttttttcaagttAATGAGAAAATGCATTAAAAATTATTAGACAATAtcttaaaataataatagaaataatTTCTCACCCCTTTTTTATCCATATCCTTACACAAGAACTTGTTATTATCAATGTCTCTACTACTCTTATGCTATATCCGGTTAGATTATAATCATTATATGACCATCCAAACTAATTAACAAATATATTCTTTAGCTCCTTACATAATACAGCACATGAATTAGGATTTTCTCTGAATCAGTCATAGCACAACTTTAAATAGAACCATTTTATGAGTCATGGAACTAAAACCTAATTGACACTTCAAGTGTAAGATTCATGAATAAGATTAATCTATAGATTATTTACAAAAAGGAATGAGTGGTAAGAGTCGGACTGAAATTTCGACAAAAAAAACCGGAGGGGTGGGTGG
The nucleotide sequence above comes from Telopea speciosissima isolate NSW1024214 ecotype Mountain lineage chromosome 3, Tspe_v1, whole genome shotgun sequence. Encoded proteins:
- the LOC122656282 gene encoding threonine synthase, chloroplastic; this encodes MAASVPQFNASPCSAARKSKSLRRKPRRIDGHFSHFMVCSSSASDNSSSSSSAAASHVLKPRRHSEETIRDEARRHNSSSNNHGFSAKYVPFNADSSSTEFYSLDEIVYRSRSGGLLDVQHDMAALKKFDGNYWKSLFDSRIGKTTWPYGSGVWSKKEWVLPEIDSDDIVSAFEGNSNLFWAERFGKQFLGMSDLWVKHCGISHTGSFKDLGMTVLVSQVNRLRKMNRPVVGVGCASTGDTSAALSAYCASAGIPSIVFLPANRISIAQLVQPIANGAFVLSIDTDFDGCMQLIREVTAELPIYLANSLNSLRLEGQKTAAIEILQQFDWEVPDWVIIPGGNLGNIYAFYKGFHMCKELGLVDRIPRLVCAQAANANPLYLYFNSGWSEFKPVKANTTFASAIQIGDPVSIDRAVYALQNSNGIVQEATEEELMDAMAQADSTGMFICPHTGVALSALIKLRNSGVIGPTGRTVVVSTAHGLKFTQSKIDYHSKEIPDMACRFSNPPVHVKADFGSVMDVLKKYLSSKNSKC